One genomic window of Candidatus Nanopelagicales bacterium includes the following:
- a CDS encoding SpvB/TcaC N-terminal domain-containing protein has translation MRRAAAVAAAAGGAFAVLAASLGPTVVTPAAAEVVPAVVPAGEPLPAVTVPEAAQPAAEVQAARARVRVPRGFTATVPLGRGWRRAGDAVHVAGVGRAVARRAVRLAARQGRLAGRPAPAKPSGLIKLVTARSFGRPASEAFDGSLLAVELDAAGDGGVARVRLNIKGIAAAFGGNYGSRLGLKAFPLCATDTTGPVWCDEGSWLDSKRRKGRLSAAVPLDIAGAGTRVVVAVVAGDSGPAGDYAASPLNPAGSWSHGGSSGDFQYSLPVVVPPAIAGAAPSVALSYSSAAVDGRTLAANGQVSWIGQGWDYSPGFIERELVPCRQDGEKGSTDVCWKSPYKREPRTFAARVSMGEVTSDLIEATGSDKLRVADDAGWKVDYKKSGASNHTYMGDWFELTDRNGTKYRFGFTSGSTAWLPAVYSKKEKKEEELCDERARCDTATRWYLDRVVDSNGNTTVYEYEQEKNWFQPAGPVEQRFDYTAAVYPSQISYGFYIPPGKKEEEPTARVVFDRIGRCESATAHPGGDDAICPKVKEDPQDYPDVPTDLVCFESIKEACSNHSPTFFERDRLNKIVTQTLSGGDNNIRRLQLKASFLAPKDESGKELWLDWAQTIGLDGPDLSTGKEDFHAVMLPNRRNPGKAPVLNKPRIASVVNSLGGKVVVDYGLPDKCDDPHDRWDRNNDDCFPVWFNPDPDDPFSKPRFAVFNKYVVMGIAQVDTVGGSPTVETNYSYDKAAWAWRNDLLDLKRQTWDQWRGYREVTTKVVGSGGSSTTTFFQGMDKDHNRDGSSDDVSITGFDGKAYTDARWLTGRELQTVSRDDGKALFRGLVTYWHDRTSLGPSGEPRHISVMSAQDRTVDERMTGSGWERTTTNREFDKVGRVNRIREYGDPDVRADNRCVRQRWSDADANKVSNMLGFLIRSTVHDGADCDSG, from the coding sequence GTGAGGCGCGCAGCGGCCGTGGCGGCCGCGGCTGGTGGCGCGTTCGCGGTCTTGGCCGCGAGTTTGGGGCCGACGGTTGTGACTCCGGCCGCGGCGGAGGTTGTGCCCGCGGTGGTGCCGGCTGGTGAGCCGCTGCCAGCGGTGACGGTTCCGGAAGCCGCGCAGCCCGCTGCTGAGGTTCAGGCCGCGCGGGCGCGGGTTCGGGTGCCCCGCGGGTTCACCGCGACGGTGCCGCTGGGGCGTGGTTGGCGCCGCGCGGGGGACGCGGTCCATGTCGCTGGCGTGGGCCGGGCGGTCGCGCGCCGCGCGGTTCGTTTGGCCGCCCGGCAGGGCAGGTTGGCGGGTCGTCCGGCCCCGGCGAAGCCGAGTGGGCTCATCAAACTTGTGACGGCGCGTTCGTTTGGGCGGCCCGCGTCGGAGGCGTTCGATGGCTCGCTGCTGGCCGTGGAGCTGGATGCCGCCGGTGATGGTGGTGTCGCGCGGGTGAGGTTGAACATCAAGGGCATCGCGGCCGCGTTCGGCGGGAACTACGGTTCAAGGCTGGGGTTGAAGGCGTTCCCTTTGTGCGCCACGGACACCACGGGCCCGGTGTGGTGCGACGAGGGCTCGTGGTTGGATTCCAAGCGGCGTAAGGGCCGGTTGTCGGCGGCTGTTCCGTTGGATATCGCTGGCGCGGGTACGCGTGTGGTAGTCGCGGTGGTGGCGGGCGACTCTGGTCCGGCCGGTGACTACGCGGCGTCTCCGTTGAATCCGGCTGGTTCTTGGTCTCATGGTGGTTCTAGCGGCGATTTCCAATACTCGCTGCCGGTAGTGGTCCCACCCGCGATCGCCGGCGCGGCGCCGTCGGTGGCGTTGTCGTATTCGTCGGCGGCAGTGGACGGGCGCACGTTGGCCGCGAACGGGCAGGTGTCATGGATCGGTCAGGGCTGGGATTACTCCCCGGGGTTCATTGAGCGTGAGCTTGTGCCGTGCAGGCAGGACGGCGAGAAGGGGTCCACTGACGTGTGTTGGAAGTCCCCTTATAAGCGGGAGCCGCGCACGTTCGCGGCGCGGGTATCGATGGGTGAGGTGACTTCGGATCTGATCGAGGCGACTGGTTCGGACAAGTTGCGCGTCGCCGACGACGCCGGCTGGAAGGTTGACTACAAGAAGTCGGGGGCGTCGAATCACACATACATGGGGGACTGGTTCGAGCTGACGGACCGGAATGGCACCAAGTACAGGTTCGGGTTCACTAGCGGGTCGACGGCGTGGCTGCCCGCGGTGTACTCCAAGAAGGAGAAGAAGGAGGAAGAACTGTGTGATGAAAGGGCGCGTTGTGATACCGCGACCCGCTGGTATCTGGACCGTGTTGTGGACTCCAACGGAAACACGACAGTGTATGAGTACGAGCAGGAGAAGAACTGGTTCCAGCCAGCCGGGCCGGTCGAACAGCGGTTTGATTACACCGCGGCTGTGTATCCGAGTCAGATCTCGTACGGGTTCTATATCCCTCCGGGGAAGAAGGAGGAGGAGCCCACCGCGAGGGTGGTGTTCGACCGGATCGGCCGCTGCGAGTCGGCGACTGCCCACCCTGGTGGCGACGATGCCATATGCCCAAAGGTGAAGGAGGATCCCCAGGATTATCCGGATGTGCCCACTGATCTGGTGTGTTTCGAGTCGATCAAGGAGGCCTGCTCGAACCATTCCCCGACGTTCTTCGAGCGGGACCGTTTGAACAAGATCGTCACCCAGACGTTGTCTGGTGGAGACAACAACATCCGTCGGCTGCAGTTGAAGGCGTCATTCCTGGCCCCTAAGGATGAGTCGGGGAAGGAGCTTTGGCTGGATTGGGCGCAGACCATCGGCCTGGACGGCCCGGATCTGTCGACGGGCAAGGAGGACTTCCACGCGGTGATGTTGCCGAACCGTCGTAATCCGGGCAAGGCGCCGGTTTTGAATAAGCCGCGTATCGCTTCGGTGGTGAATTCGCTGGGTGGGAAGGTGGTGGTGGATTACGGCCTCCCTGACAAGTGCGACGATCCCCATGACCGGTGGGACCGTAACAATGACGACTGTTTCCCGGTGTGGTTCAACCCGGATCCCGATGACCCGTTCTCCAAGCCCAGGTTCGCGGTTTTCAACAAGTATGTGGTGATGGGTATTGCTCAGGTGGACACGGTGGGTGGTTCGCCGACGGTGGAGACGAACTATTCCTATGACAAGGCGGCGTGGGCTTGGCGTAATGATTTGCTGGATTTGAAGCGTCAAACGTGGGATCAGTGGCGTGGCTATCGGGAGGTGACGACGAAGGTGGTTGGGTCTGGTGGGTCGTCGACGACGACGTTCTTCCAGGGTATGGATAAGGACCACAACCGGGATGGGTCGTCCGATGATGTGTCGATCACTGGTTTCGACGGTAAGGCGTACACGGACGCGCGGTGGTTGACTGGCCGGGAGTTGCAAACGGTTTCCAGGGATGATGGCAAGGCTTTGTTCCGTGGTTTGGTGACGTATTGGCATGACCGAACTTCGTTGGGGCCTTCGGGTGAGCCCAGGCATATCTCGGTGATGAGCGCACAGGATCGCACGGTCGATGAGCGTATGACTGGCTCTGGGTGGGAGCGCACGACAACGAATCGGGAGTTCGACAAGGTGGGGCGGGTGAACCGGATCCGTGAGTATGGTGACCCGGATGTGAGGGCCGATAACCGGTGTGTGCGGCAGAGGTGGAGTGACGCCGACGCGAACAAGGTGTCGAACATGCTGGGGTTCTTGATCCGTTCCACTGTGCATGACGGGGCTGATTGTGACAGTGG